From Streptomyces asiaticus, one genomic window encodes:
- a CDS encoding acyl carrier protein: MTTANQTAASPAVDAPAEAPAEAPVSAPADAPAVLAEISGMLRTMLDEYGLDDIEITMETRFTEDLELESIDLVTLAGSLEARYGRQVNFAEFVADLELDEIIDLTVGRLVEYVVRCLRAARER, from the coding sequence GTGACCACCGCCAATCAGACCGCCGCGTCACCCGCCGTCGACGCACCGGCCGAGGCACCGGCCGAGGCACCGGTCAGCGCGCCGGCCGACGCACCGGCCGTGCTCGCGGAGATATCCGGGATGCTCCGGACGATGCTCGACGAATACGGCCTCGACGATATCGAGATCACCATGGAGACCCGCTTCACCGAGGACCTGGAGCTGGAGAGCATCGACCTGGTGACACTGGCCGGCAGCCTGGAGGCCCGGTACGGCAGACAGGTCAACTTCGCCGAGTTCGTGGCCGATCTCGAGCTCGACGAAATCATCGACCTCACCGTGGGCCGGCTCGTCGAGTATGTCGTCCGGTGCCTCAGGGCCGCCCGGGAGCGCTGA
- a CDS encoding alpha/beta fold hydrolase, whose translation MAMIDTDHATDHGGPDTGTDGVRLHVQRLSPPDGRPPTATAVLIHGLLTDSLASWYFTVAPDLAAAGLEVVMYDQRGHGRSERPGSGYRLDTFVTDLERLLDRLDITGPVHLVGNCFGGTVAFAYAMRHPERVAGIAVIEAKPATESWLTEISGILRRVEEELVVHEAASLAWVSAHRGAHTARLAKSAARLVRTTTIAEDVPSSRVVSEEQVRAVRCPVLAVYGADSELAGQERWLESVLPGTRTVVLPGQGHSVLAEAPTRIRELLLSWIHEADAR comes from the coding sequence ATGGCGATGATCGACACCGACCACGCCACCGACCACGGCGGCCCGGATACCGGGACGGACGGCGTACGACTGCATGTCCAGCGGCTGTCCCCGCCCGACGGCCGTCCGCCCACCGCCACCGCCGTGCTCATCCACGGTCTGCTCACCGACTCCCTCGCCAGCTGGTACTTCACGGTGGCCCCGGACCTCGCGGCCGCCGGTCTTGAGGTGGTGATGTACGACCAGCGGGGACACGGCCGCAGCGAGCGGCCCGGCTCCGGCTACCGGCTGGACACCTTCGTCACCGATCTGGAGCGGCTGCTCGACCGGCTGGACATCACCGGTCCGGTCCACCTCGTGGGCAACTGCTTCGGCGGAACGGTGGCGTTCGCCTACGCCATGCGCCATCCGGAGCGGGTGGCCGGTATCGCGGTGATCGAGGCGAAGCCCGCCACCGAGAGCTGGCTGACCGAGATCAGCGGGATCCTCCGGCGCGTCGAGGAAGAACTGGTCGTCCATGAGGCCGCGTCGCTGGCCTGGGTGAGTGCCCACCGGGGCGCCCACACCGCACGGCTGGCCAAGTCGGCCGCCCGCCTGGTCCGTACGACCACCATCGCCGAGGACGTACCGTCGAGCCGGGTGGTGAGCGAGGAGCAGGTCCGCGCGGTGCGCTGCCCGGTACTGGCCGTCTACGGCGCCGATTCCGAACTCGCCGGGCAGGAGCGGTGGTTGGAGTCGGTGCTGCCCGGCACCCGGACCGTCGTCCTGCCGGGGCAGGGCCACTCGGTCCTCGCCGAGGCACCCACGCGCATTCGCGAACTGCTGCTGTCCTGGATCCACGAGGCCGATGCCCGATGA
- a CDS encoding glycosyltransferase — MSEPSRDPEVSRRTPRRFLFVVPPLVGHVNPTLGIAAELTARGHQVAWAGMPEVVERLTGPGTTVHRCAGPVLGEGGAGRPPDVRGPAALKFLWERFLVPLAEAMAPGVTRAIAEFRPDVVIADQQTVAGALVAERLGVCWATSATTSAEFTGALDGMPKIDAWLDGLLHEVRGRIGDPEGTADPRFSPDLVLAFTTEELAGRPARAGDRIHYVGPSIAERPAGTDFPWEWLDPTRPAVLITLGTANTDAGARFLTECLEAVRARAGRLQSVIVDPDDVLAPDTPHDNDILVRRYVPQLPLLRRVNAVVCHAGHNTVCETLWHGVPLVVAPIRDDQPVVAAQVVDAGAGIRVRFGRARAAAIGEALDAVLDEPRYRAAAERVGASFRAAGGVTAAATHLERLATASALHTIASGALHATASAAPQATAVAPHATASAATHPTANPEGER, encoded by the coding sequence ATGAGCGAACCGAGCAGAGATCCGGAGGTCTCACGCCGCACACCCCGCCGCTTTCTCTTCGTCGTGCCGCCGCTCGTCGGCCACGTCAACCCCACCCTCGGCATCGCGGCCGAACTGACCGCACGCGGACACCAGGTGGCCTGGGCCGGGATGCCCGAGGTCGTCGAGCGGCTGACCGGGCCGGGGACGACGGTCCACCGCTGCGCCGGTCCTGTGCTGGGCGAGGGCGGGGCCGGCCGGCCACCGGACGTACGCGGCCCCGCGGCGCTGAAGTTCCTGTGGGAGCGGTTCCTGGTGCCGCTCGCCGAGGCCATGGCCCCGGGCGTGACCAGGGCCATTGCGGAGTTCCGCCCCGACGTGGTGATCGCCGACCAGCAGACCGTGGCAGGCGCGCTGGTGGCCGAACGGCTGGGGGTGTGCTGGGCCACATCCGCCACCACCTCGGCGGAGTTCACGGGCGCGCTGGACGGGATGCCCAAGATCGACGCCTGGCTGGACGGGCTGCTGCACGAGGTGCGGGGCCGGATCGGCGACCCGGAGGGCACCGCCGATCCCCGGTTCTCGCCGGATCTCGTCCTGGCCTTCACCACCGAGGAGCTGGCCGGACGACCGGCCCGGGCGGGCGACCGCATCCACTACGTGGGCCCGTCGATCGCCGAGCGACCGGCCGGGACGGACTTCCCCTGGGAGTGGCTGGACCCCACGCGCCCCGCCGTCCTCATCACGCTCGGCACCGCGAACACCGACGCCGGGGCGCGCTTCCTCACCGAGTGCCTGGAGGCCGTACGGGCGCGGGCCGGTCGCCTCCAGTCGGTCATCGTCGACCCCGACGACGTACTCGCCCCCGACACGCCGCATGACAACGACATCCTGGTGCGCCGCTACGTCCCCCAACTTCCCCTGCTGCGACGGGTGAACGCGGTCGTCTGCCACGCGGGCCACAACACCGTCTGCGAAACCCTCTGGCACGGCGTACCGCTCGTCGTGGCGCCCATCCGGGACGACCAGCCGGTGGTGGCCGCCCAGGTGGTGGACGCGGGCGCGGGCATCCGGGTGCGCTTCGGCAGGGCGCGGGCGGCGGCCATCGGCGAGGCGCTCGACGCGGTGCTGGACGAACCGCGCTACCGCGCCGCGGCCGAGCGCGTGGGCGCGTCCTTCCGCGCGGCGGGCGGTGTCACCGCGGCCGCCACCCATCTGGAGCGGCTGGCCACCGCGAGCGCCCTCCACACCATCGCGAGCGGCGCCCTCCACGCCACCGCGAGCGCCGCTCCCCAAGCCACAGCGGTCGCCCCCCATGCCACCGCGAGCGCCGCCACCCACCCCACCGCGAACCCGGAAGGGGAACGATGA
- a CDS encoding class I SAM-dependent methyltransferase, translated as MSRESAPPRTPEKPSRAETVAALRPRYQADLARGTERFFEPRRTDCPWCGSARLVRRLRAKDRYQSKPGRFRLDKCRDCRHVFQNPRLNDDGLEFYYRDFYDGMGEIELGNVFSGRDKVYRRRAMFQEPSAEPPKTWLDVGTGHGHFPEVARTVFPGTRFDGLDFTAGVELAERTGRIDRAIRGSFPELAEERLAGSYDVVSMFHYLEHSTDPRAELRAARRALRPGGHLLIEVPDPECWFGRLFGRFWLPWLQPQHLHFLPVANLREELTALGFTVTDEQHRGPSDTVDLLGAVWLALNAIAPPDDAPSLAKPPGRPRWLLRCAILLAGVPALVAATALDRLLLKPLAGFGKMSNAYRVVARCDASARSGPR; from the coding sequence ATGAGCCGCGAGAGTGCCCCACCCCGCACACCGGAGAAGCCGTCCCGCGCCGAGACCGTCGCCGCGCTGCGCCCCCGCTACCAGGCCGATCTGGCGCGGGGCACCGAGCGGTTCTTCGAACCCCGCCGCACGGACTGCCCGTGGTGCGGCTCCGCCCGGCTGGTGCGCCGACTGCGCGCCAAGGACCGGTACCAGAGCAAACCCGGCCGCTTCCGGCTCGACAAATGCCGGGACTGCCGCCATGTCTTCCAGAACCCACGGCTGAACGACGACGGCCTGGAGTTCTACTACCGCGACTTCTACGACGGGATGGGGGAGATCGAACTCGGCAACGTCTTCTCCGGACGGGACAAGGTGTACCGGCGGCGCGCGATGTTCCAGGAGCCCTCCGCCGAGCCCCCGAAGACCTGGCTCGACGTCGGCACCGGACACGGCCACTTCCCCGAGGTGGCCCGTACCGTCTTCCCCGGCACCCGCTTCGACGGACTCGACTTCACCGCCGGTGTCGAACTGGCCGAGCGTACCGGCCGCATCGACCGGGCCATCCGGGGCAGCTTCCCCGAGTTGGCCGAGGAGCGGCTGGCCGGGAGCTACGACGTGGTGAGCATGTTCCACTACCTGGAGCACAGCACGGACCCCCGCGCCGAACTCCGCGCCGCCCGCCGCGCCCTGCGGCCCGGCGGCCATCTGCTGATCGAGGTGCCCGACCCGGAGTGCTGGTTCGGCCGTCTCTTCGGCCGGTTCTGGCTCCCCTGGCTCCAGCCCCAGCACCTGCACTTCCTTCCGGTGGCCAACCTCCGCGAGGAGCTGACCGCGCTGGGCTTCACCGTGACCGACGAACAGCACCGCGGGCCGTCGGACACCGTCGATCTGCTCGGCGCCGTCTGGCTGGCGCTCAACGCGATCGCCCCGCCCGATGACGCCCCCTCCCTCGCCAAGCCGCCCGGTCGGCCCCGCTGGCTGCTGCGCTGCGCGATCCTGCTGGCGGGCGTGCCCGCCCTCGTGGCCGCGACCGCCCTCGACCGTCTGCTGCTCAAGCCACTGGCGGGGTTCGGCAAGATGTCCAACGCCTATCGGGTGGTGGCCCGGTGTGATGCCTCCGCCCGTTCCGGCCCCCGCTGA
- a CDS encoding phage distal tail protein, giving the protein MADETTTTEPGPLITTDGQVQWAGLLMGPGTDYWIAAEGLTGWEELPALDTSDADRPVGHGGWPGSQWAQARTVTAQVWFAPDPDAGPEAVRDALRTLRAATAVRDEEEWLAVRLHGETLAVRARITQRVVPTDRQFAASRLAKMTLQWKASDPRRYEAVGRRDTAGLPQPEAGLTWPLSWPLAWGAPGSTGDLAVENDGSAPAHPVITFTGPCTRPRLANRTSGDWLEYAITLAPDDELVVDTAEGTVMFNGTASRRHTATPGSAPEESFTLPSGTSQLSFRAASGGEGATATITWRRAEW; this is encoded by the coding sequence ATGGCGGACGAGACCACCACCACCGAGCCGGGGCCGCTCATCACCACCGATGGGCAGGTGCAGTGGGCGGGGCTGCTGATGGGCCCCGGCACCGACTACTGGATCGCCGCCGAAGGGCTCACCGGCTGGGAGGAGTTGCCCGCGCTGGACACCTCCGACGCGGACCGCCCCGTCGGGCACGGCGGCTGGCCCGGCTCACAGTGGGCACAGGCCCGTACGGTCACCGCGCAGGTGTGGTTCGCCCCGGACCCGGACGCCGGGCCGGAGGCCGTGCGGGACGCGCTGCGCACGCTGCGTGCCGCCACCGCCGTACGCGACGAGGAGGAGTGGCTGGCCGTACGCCTGCACGGCGAGACGCTGGCCGTACGGGCCCGGATCACCCAGCGCGTGGTCCCCACCGACCGGCAGTTCGCCGCGAGCCGCCTCGCCAAGATGACGCTTCAGTGGAAGGCGAGCGATCCACGCCGCTACGAGGCGGTGGGGCGGCGGGACACCGCCGGGCTCCCCCAGCCGGAGGCGGGGCTGACCTGGCCGCTCAGCTGGCCGCTGGCCTGGGGCGCGCCCGGTTCCACCGGCGATCTCGCGGTGGAGAACGACGGCAGCGCACCCGCCCATCCGGTGATCACCTTCACCGGGCCGTGCACCCGGCCGCGGCTGGCCAACCGGACCAGCGGCGACTGGCTGGAGTACGCGATCACCCTCGCTCCGGACGACGAACTGGTCGTCGACACCGCCGAGGGGACCGTGATGTTCAACGGCACCGCGTCGCGCCGCCACACCGCCACACCGGGCAGCGCCCCGGAGGAGTCGTTCACCCTGCCGTCCGGGACCTCGCAGCTGTCCTTCCGCGCGGCGTCGGGAGGGGAGGGAGCCACCGCCACGATCACCTGGCGCCGCGCCGAGTGGTGA